In Nitrospira sp., the following are encoded in one genomic region:
- the bioA gene encoding adenosylmethionine--8-amino-7-oxononanoate transaminase — MTRKPSTRQLIDWDRRYLWHPFTQMQEWEQEEPLIIERGKGSYLIDTEGNKYLDGTSSIWVNLHGHRHPALDRALKQQLDKIAHSTLLGLSNPPAIELARELIRIAPKGLTRVFYSDNGSTAVEVALKMAVQYWQQRRPEAGPKNTFLHLKLAYHGDTIGAVSVGNIALFHSRFKPLLFSTLEGEPPYCYRCPLNMTYPACRMACIDPIEQILKIRHRELAGFIIEPLMQAAAGMIPQPAGYLRRIRELCTKYGVLLIADEVATGFGRTGKLFACDQEGVMPDLMAISKGLTGGYMPLAVTLTTDEIYRGFLGAYDEFKTFFHGHSFTGNPLGCAVALANLRVFRQEKTLSRLSSKIKLLTKWLLPMAEMPNVGNIRQRGFMVGIELVKDKKTTEPYPLRAKAGHRVASIARTKGLILRPIGNVLVLMPPLSTSTGELKKMVEILKESVETLHID, encoded by the coding sequence CTACCTCTGGCATCCGTTTACCCAGATGCAGGAGTGGGAGCAGGAGGAGCCGCTGATCATCGAACGTGGAAAAGGTTCTTATCTCATTGATACGGAGGGAAACAAATATCTGGACGGCACCTCGTCCATCTGGGTGAACCTGCATGGCCATCGACATCCAGCCCTGGACCGTGCGCTCAAACAGCAACTCGACAAAATTGCCCACTCCACGTTGCTTGGCCTCTCCAACCCACCGGCCATTGAGCTGGCGCGCGAGTTGATCCGGATTGCGCCGAAGGGGCTCACACGTGTCTTCTATTCGGACAACGGCTCCACGGCGGTCGAGGTTGCGCTGAAGATGGCCGTTCAATACTGGCAACAGCGGCGGCCTGAGGCCGGTCCCAAGAACACATTCCTCCACCTCAAGCTGGCCTATCACGGAGATACGATCGGCGCGGTGAGCGTCGGCAACATCGCCTTGTTCCATTCAAGGTTCAAGCCGCTGCTCTTTTCGACCCTGGAAGGGGAACCGCCCTATTGCTACCGCTGCCCGCTCAACATGACATATCCTGCTTGCCGCATGGCTTGTATCGACCCGATTGAACAGATCCTCAAAATCCGTCATCGAGAATTGGCTGGATTCATCATTGAACCGCTGATGCAAGCAGCTGCCGGTATGATTCCCCAGCCGGCCGGTTATTTAAGACGAATCCGTGAGCTCTGCACCAAATACGGCGTCCTATTGATTGCAGACGAAGTGGCGACAGGATTCGGGCGAACGGGCAAGCTGTTCGCCTGCGATCAGGAAGGAGTGATGCCGGATCTTATGGCGATCAGCAAAGGACTCACCGGCGGCTATATGCCCCTGGCAGTCACATTGACAACGGATGAAATCTACAGAGGTTTTCTCGGGGCTTACGATGAGTTCAAGACCTTTTTCCATGGACACAGCTTTACCGGGAATCCATTGGGCTGTGCCGTGGCCCTCGCAAATCTCCGAGTCTTTCGCCAGGAGAAAACGCTGTCTCGACTCTCCTCCAAGATCAAACTCCTGACCAAATGGCTACTCCCAATGGCTGAAATGCCCAATGTCGGCAACATCCGTCAACGTGGGTTCATGGTGGGAATCGAATTAGTCAAAGACAAGAAGACTACAGAGCCTTACCCGCTCAGAGCCAAGGCCGGTCACCGCGTGGCATCAATCGCACGAACGAAGGGACTGATCTTGAGACCGATCGGGAACGTACTCGTGCTCATGCCGCCGTTGTCAACCTCCACCGGGGAATTGAAGAAAATGGTGGAAATCCTCAAAGAATCCGTGGAGACTCTGCACATTGACTGA